In Pectinophora gossypiella chromosome 8, ilPecGoss1.1, whole genome shotgun sequence, the DNA window TCCCAACATTTTGTGATCAATCAACAGATCAAGTGAACATTTGTAAATGACAAGTTGTAAACAAATTAATCAACATTGTAATGTTATTGATGGttgattaaattttaaattgaaaactGGTATCCTACACTTTGAATGATTACGACGTGGAATAACATGGATATTCCATTCCAGTATGGTaaaaaaatgagaaaatagagAAAGATAAATTAGTGGtaccccagttggaagaacgcttgactctcttGAGGTCATTGGTGCGAACAGGCATaatccaatgattttcgaatttatcgATTATCAATCATATCTATCTTATAGATAAACAAATATCATGTCCCTCTATGTTATCAAAGGCTCCTCAAAAGGCAGCTTATTTGACCTGTTTTACATGATTTGCATGGAGTGTACCTAATACCTAAAGGCGATAAACAAAACTGCGATGATCTTCAATGCGAATGTTTATCACTGCTATGCACGTCAAAATATTATTGCACGTCAAAACAGAGTGAAAATACATaactatgtattttattttatttgggtatttcatttttttattgtcaCAAATAATACAATAACGAAGAaggtatattcaaattcaaagttcgaattccaaattcaaattccataTGCTTCGATGTATCTTTCTTTTTCGCTGTTACGTGCATAGCAGTGATGAACATTCGCACTGAAGATCATCGCAGTTTTAGGTATTACACTCGTTTGCATGCTTCTAAGCGGCTAGACTCTCTTAGAGCTTATTTCCATGTAGGTTCTAAAGTAATGCGACCAAAACCTACATGCGATGCAACAAGCGACACTCCAGGAATTTAAATTGCCTTTTCACTCTACCCCGGGAGCACCCGACTCGTTACCCTAAGTGGAAATTCGGTAAATCATTcccatttttaataaatttttagAAAAACACAGATAATTTATCCATGCCTCTGTTGTTTCAAGCAAGGCTTTCTCTTAATCCACTTTTAGGCGGTGTCCTAATGAAATATTTGATGTTATCCCAGAAGATTTCGTCCCCTAAAAACGTATTAACAAAGTGCTTTGTGTGGGCAGAACTTCCGCGTTCCAtcggtttttattattaacttgaGCCATTTCTGTTTTGAGTTCGACGAAGATAATATTTCCAAAACAACGTTGAGTTCGAGTTTGAATGAAGTTCTGGAGGGGTTAAtaacgccacatcaaagcaattcacctaaaaagcaatattactatttgacatttgtttgcattgcgcacttacttttatgtgcgcaaatgtcaaattgcaacgtTACTTTTTAAATGACTTTCTATGTTTCTATGTGGCCTAATAAACCCCTGAGGGGTTAATAAATCCGTCATATCATAGACAATTGATTattacgtgatttccaggatatGTGTCCGGCTAATGACAATAGGTTCGCTCCCTATTACTATGTCTACgacataaacatagctggcgtacAGTGGGTATAGGTATATTATGTACGaaacaactctgcctaccctttcggagatacaggcgttaTGTATTGTAATATAAAGTGATTGAGAATGCCTCTTATACTAAcaactacttacctattatttatctcaacgtggtaacgcggcaagcgtgatggggacctttgcgcccggatccacccgcgggggcttatttgactaaatagattgttattgaatattttatataatgtgtatttttgttttgactgtaatgtttattatgaaagtaAAAAATTATTTACAAGTAATCTACATCCACATTCTCTTCATTATTTATCTTCGAGTGCATTTTCTCCagttatccatcttaggacatcGCATTAAAAGTGGCTGAATGTTAGCCCTACTTCCTGAacatacctcctaattttattttaagttatacttgtcattttcttattcgccgaaaaggaaaaggacagaTGATTGGCAACTGCTAATTTTAGAATTaaagaataacccggccgaTTAAAGTAGGAATCTCTCTCAtatgcattccgtttgacgtgtgctgccagcttaattctgtcgggttattgaccaatatgaaatattggaagggtttttttaattactgcctaaaattgacgtgtattccataaaatttatgcctgttgattactcgtccctttccttttcggcggataagaaaatgacaggtataacttaaaataaatttaaatggcgtgtaccggaatcagcaccattgtcttctgattatttgtggttcTGCCTACCCTATTACGGATTATGGGCATGAGTGTATCCTCAACATAGAACATGGAACATTCCAATCACACGCATGGTGCGTCTGATTATAAACATAAACTATAAATTCCGCACATGTTTGAAATCTAATAGCACAATGTTTTTATCAGTTTATGAGAGACCGTGTGCGTGAATGGACGTATTTGGAGTGTgaaaaattgtttagttttcaCTTGGAGCTTCAGCGCAAAATGTTGCTGTGGTATTTTTGCGTCCTAACGTCTTCATCCCTCAACTCTGTTTTGGTGAGAATTTAATCATATTTGAAGTGTAACGGTAGCGATAACCACGCTTCACTGTACAAACTGTATTTTGAGCGGTGATCTAAGTAACAATGTAGTAAGATTTTCCCGTTACTTTATATTGTGGACTGTAGAGTCTGTTGGCTGTGTATTTTATATGATGTTATATttagaatttttaatattaagtcaCCGAGGGCTCTCACTAAGCAAAAAATACgacatcaggcctgagggtgctcatcatcatcatcagcccattaatgttcccactgctgggcacgggccttccttatggatggatagggagatcgggcctgaaaCAATcgcgcggacccagtgcggattgatggttattaacgactgctaatgcagacaggatcaagggcttaacgtgacatggaggagctcgagatgaaaacttttttttgtggtcacccatcctatgaccggcctttgcgaaagttgcttaagttcaacaatcgcagaccgagcgcgtttaccgctgcgccaccgcgcTCCTCAGGGTGCTCAGGTGGGCTGAAATTCTGACTCAGGGCTTCGTCGTCAGTGGATtatctgaataaaaatatttccgtAGTGGggtttaaaattttatactttatcatcatcaccctagcaacatcccgtttttcacagggtccgcatacctaacctgaagatttgacaggaccggttttttacagaagcgactgcttgtatGACCtcccaacctgcgaagggaaaaccagcccaatacagcttaggtcacatacctccaaaaatgtatttctcgggaatgtgggtttcctcacgatgttttctttcaccgctgaacacgtgataatcataataCGTATATCGTGATTTTTAATATTGAGTattaactaattttatttttatgtcaataaatattgtaagtacACCTGAAAAGGTAAACTATAGAGTGTGTGATACTATTAGCATAAGGCCTGCTTTTTATTAACCCATAGTTATACAATACGACCGATTGCCGATTGGCCGGTttagcgattactccaccggcaagagcgcagctcttaaatagagagagagagagagagagagagagagagttaacaataaatgcatttgatttgatttaacttTAGTAAAGCAGAACCAAGAATATCATTATATTATTGTCATTTCCAAACAAAACTCGTTCGTTTAaccattgtgtctggaaatctggctgggttttttttatattaaagcggagataataatattcttttttttgacgtgactagaTAGATTTGCCACgtatgtcattaactacttggccggacaaatggggagcgttgaaggctctcacccggtacaatattaCAAGACCTGAGGATGCCTTGTTCGGCGCGAACTAGTGTAGCGCCTGGTTTTTATAAGTATCTTAAATTGTATACCAATTTCTTTAATAGGTAACTACTTACCCACTGGGTCGGCTAGATTGGACTCTTATTTATTGTATCCATTAAAAATATTCAACTTTGCAAAACAGTTTAAATTGTGATACCAGTTCATTGATATGCTTTTGAATAAAGTGCACAAGTATTAGCAGCGCTAATTATGGTCATGAGGCTAGAATTGAGAAGTCACAAGTTCACCCATCTCCACCGGCGAGTGGTATCTAGTATTTGACGTgaataatgtaatttatattaataattattatttaataataagatgAAAtagaattacaatacaatacaaaaactcttgattgcatttaaaacatattacttaaaaatacattattataattacataggtaggtaggtaattatagaaacaaatttaaattttaatatttaaattatttttaatttttattttattaaattgcaataaatttaaattatttttaatgataatgATTAATCATCTACGATGACGTTTTCAGGTGAACGCGGTTACTGAGAAGTCGTCACGTGGGTTCCTGTTGCTTGACGGAAATGAGATCCCTTCAGTGGCACTTGGAACCAGCCTTGGGCACTTAGCAGATGTAAgtcttaaacattgttttaagtttacgcggttattatcataattaaaacacataataacgggttcttaccgcgtttaaatggggatatgagataTCCCCatatatgtgttttaattatgtaagtcTTAAGCTCTGATGAAAGTAGAGGaagaatttgtataaaataaacgcCATGGTTCGACGATATTATGTGTGAACGAACGGCTGAATAGAAGCTTGacctttataaaattatatcctCGACATAGAACGCTCCCATTGTCGCCTTTGTGTGCGTCAAATATTATTGTAGTAAATATTGTtgggtattattatttatgcatTCTTTATATACCCACCTGGACTGCCTTGTCAAACTTAGTTTCATACAATCTTTCAACCTAATGTTTGGATTTCGCAAAATCCCTTTTTAGTGAGCACCAAAAAAGAGGCAAAATTTCGTGACGTTTGAGTGTCAGTCAGTGACCACTCTCTGAAAGAAATATCTTAAATAAACTGTTACTTTCAAGTATCTTATTTATATACCTAATTCATTTTCATATTACTGGCATGTAACAGGtagatatatacctatatacattTTCGTGTTCCAAACCTTGTTCGAAATGCAGACGGCGACGTCGatagattttaataataaaacatgtcGCGTCTGGCGAGCATGGTGCGACATGTCCGCAGACAAGACATGTCCAGGTTCCTAACTTATTTAATCTGTGGCAGGGTACGCGCATACTGTCCGTCAACCACTCCCTGGCCCGTGCAGTACAATGGGCACTCGAAGCCGGGTACAGGCACATTGACACTGCGGCCCTGTACCGAACCGAAGATGAGGTCGGCCTAGGTATCCGTGATTACATCGGAGACAATAGTGCCGACCGGCGGGACGTATACGTCACTACCAAAGTGAGTCGCTTCCTATACAACGTACTACGTCCTCTTCAATAAGCTGGACTCATTGTCTCTTGTAAggcctggggcctgtttaataaaacttacaattgtaaattacaacgacaatttgttcattacgtagctaatatgaaactgcaaaatattcgtgatcacacactccgcaatgtacatcaaattgtcattgtaatttacaattgtaagttttatttaacaGGCCCCTGGTATCTGCGGGAATGTGTAAAGCGGAGAGAGGTGTTTTAAAGGCCTGTTATGATAATGTGtttgaatatgtaaataaataaataaataaacaattcgtgtgggttgtgaggtggaataccagccttatcaaccctggtgtcagaggcccctgacatgcctcacttacatcagtaaataggttactatcaacggcttaacgtgccttccgaagcacggatcatcttactttcgtacaatcaggtgatcagcctgtaatgtcctaaccaaactagggatctcaaagtgttatgatatgtccccaccgggatttgaacccggggcctccggatcgtgaataAACAATTGAATTTCGTGGAGACTTTGATGACGTGTGGGcctatcttcttctatggtatgggtcgtgaggtggatgaccaaccttatcgatgtcactaacaccctgtatatttaaaaaaaatctattcaaaTTTGTAAAGACAATTGAATACATGATGAATGTCGACGTATAATACTAAGTTGTATTAACAATTCAAAACATTAATACGTCTAGTCGTCAAATAAGATCCCGCCCTCCCTAAGTTGTTACAAGCGCGAAAATTCCCGTTACACTTGTTACATAGTAGGTACCATTTTAGATATTGATGCATTATCAAATTCACAGCTATGGAACGACGCCCATGAACGAAACGAAGTTATACCAGCTTTGCAGCAGTCACTAGCTCGACTGAAAATGGATTATGTCGATCTGTATTTAGTACATTACCCAATGGCATATAAGGTGAGTTAATTCCGGATGCTGTTGTTTCTACTTATTCTTTGTGTAAGGTTGCAAGTTTTTTATTCGGTAGTTTTGGAGATACAGCTTGGTTATAGCCAAATAAAGGTCGACCAAGGTGATCGGCTCTCTCGACTTGAGCGATGTAAATACTTAGAAACTTAATATCtgatgtaattttaaatatgaagTTATTATGTCATAAAACATGCCCATCTTGGCAATGTCAGCAAAAAACTTATAAGGCGAGCAACTTCGAACTTAAAGTTTTTCGCtgtattttcattttaaaattgtttgaaACTCTCATCTTAGTACAATCTTTTCTGCGGAATCTAGTTTTAAGAGTCGAAGCGTTTTTTATTCCGAAACAAAGACGTGCTTCGGGACAATAAGGAGGAACAGAAATGCTTCGAAAATTCCATGACGTGAATTACAAATGGTAGAGCCGTTTTCTTTCTATGCATTGCGATTTTTATTTGGCGAACCTCGTAGAGATTTTTATTGTGAACGACTGGAGCCGTCGACTCACGAAGgtttataaatacaattagGTGCCCGCACTTTGTTGCACTGTCACTTACAAGTTTGCCGGTTTTTATTACTTGGAATCATTTCGATTTACGCGTCACTTATGAACTTTTCTTGAAAGTTTTTTTATCGTAACTGCAGATAGCAGATGTTCAAACTTACGATATATAGTCACTTTTATATTGAAACCTGTAATAAATGCCTAATTAAGTAGTATTCCGTtttaaaatataggtacttattttttaccCGCATAGATgttacaaaaagtaaaacaacAAGTAATAATAAGAGATATATTGGATCCAATaacgtttgtccggccaagtagttaatgccatctggggcaaatctacaataagtcacgtcaaataaaaaataaagaaccaATAACTTATTGATGTTTAATTTTCATTTAGTTTCGTTGTTTGTTTTACGAATCAACCTTTGTGGATTTTGTAAATAGTAACGTTGAAAAGTTAAAATGTTTCATGTACATAGttcgatatttaaaaaagaaactcaagCTACGGGAAAACATGTTTTTCCTACAGTTCCGCAGCACACATTAAACTTGTATTATATTTAAGTGATCGCATATATTCTTACGTATCTATTGTATTTCAGAAAGATGGAAGTATCAGTACGACTGATTATTTAACAACATGGAAAGGTATGGAGGATGCCAAAGAGAAAAATCTGACCAGGTCGATTGGTGTATCTAATTTCAACCTAACTCAGATGAAGAGGCTATGGAATAACGCGAGAATTAAGCCAGCTGTATTGCAGATTGaggtataaatacatacatacgcaAAATCAGATTATGCTAAGGAGATGGTTATGAATTAGATCCTTTTCGATATACAGCATTTGGCAACATACATAACAATACATAATAACACACAGACCAtagaataattaaaataaaagtcaCCATCAATTAATGTTACAGTTCGAGGTCAATATGTATAGTCATTCTTTACctgaataagtacttacttactcttTGTCTAACATAAGCTTGTGAACAGGTAAACCCAACAATAACTCAAAACGAGCTGGTGGATTGGTGCAAAGAGCATTCAGTTGTGGTGATGGCGTATAGTCCGTTCGGTGCCATCCTGGGCAGGAAGAAAGACGCACCAGCACCTCGTGTTGACCATCCCATATTGCAGCGACTAGCCACCAAATATAACAAGACTGTGCCTCAGATTTTACTGAGATACTTAGTGAGTATAGTATAAGAGTCCATTGCGTTATTGCACTGTGATTTTTACGCGCTATGTGCTAAGATATCGTAACGCATCGTGTGTCATAGCATTGTGATTTATTGTGTGGAACGACCAAAATCACTTTTGTGTGGCAACAGATGACTTCCAAAACATTGCGTGCAGCCTTACTTCTGCTGAATTTGTATGGATATTGTATTACACATAGTGGCGATAACAGGCGCTAATACATCTGTCTGTCCGACGGATTGATGATAGCACTTAGGtaccattttaataaaaaaacattttcacaaATTAAATGAGCTTTGTATACTACAAAGCACAATCCTTATACAAATTGCATGTACTAATTATCTGTATGTTTGCAAGGAAATAGTTAACGGTAAACCAGTTTTAACTTTTCGATTTTCTTCTAGCTCGACAGACAACTTGTGGCAATTCCACGCTCGACAAATAAAGAGCGTATTAGAGAAAATATTGACATCTTGGACTTTTCCTTGTCGCCCAGTGAAGTCGAGGAGTTGTCAGGTTTCAATGCTGACTACAGATTACGAACACCAGCTAAATGGTATTCACATCCAGAGTTCCCGTTTGAGAAGAAGAATCTTTCAGAAGAACAAATTCAGCACATCATTGCTAATAGTAAAGAGGATTAAACGAGACAGATTTGATTAATTTAAAAGGACGAATTTAACAGACATGGCTGTTTTAAAGAAGAACAATGTTGGAATAGAACTACTTACTTTTTGTAAacattatatgtataaaatatataattcttGTACATTATATATGCTTCAATACATATGTTTttgaccccaccggcgtggtctacgatttctcttaatcagcgcttatcgctatcgacccactagggtcgattaattctttcaaatattttttctctcagacgacggcctgagccgaggttcgcgctcaactgggcaccctcagtcctgttgtcttaaacgttgtacgtaaacgggtgagagccttcagtgctccccatttttccggccatgtagttaatgccatctgcggcaaatctacaataagtcacgacaaaaaaaaaattatacatatGTTTCTTAATATATTATCCAAGTCTTTTCTCATTCTTTGTGAGGTTGGTATAAATATATTCCTACGTTGGtacctagttataatatatcCCTGGAGTGGCGCACTAGACCGTGATATAGCAAGACGAATCTTTAGGCATAAGAATTCCCAAATACGGTACCTATTTTCATATTTCCAGCACTTTCTGAATATGCCGTATATGTTTTGTATAATAGTAATAGACGCTTTCACTCAAATTCCTGTCGCCAGCTAGACAGTAAATTCTAAAAATACTAGCATTGAAAACTGAAGAGGACTTTTATtgcaatttaatattattttgtaatagaaAAGTACTCAGTGATATTGGAATTTGCTCAGCTATCACTTCAATATTATTTCTCTTGGAACCTTATATTGGaacatttcttatttattggAAGATATAATCTTCAGTTTGAAAAGTTAGTTAATAGTTTGCCGTTTAGTTCTGGAAATAAAGTAAACGGTAAAGTTGTCTCGAGCACAGTTGACCAAGAGTAAACAGATCTTTaaaatttatttgaaatattttttgagtGGGTTTATTTGTCATCTCTATTCAATAAAAAAGACAGAAAATTATTGTCCCTAATTGACTGTCAAAGTAAAGAAAAGTTTACGTTTGCATTAGTGCTTTCCCTAAAAGCTTTCTCTATCAACAATTATTGACgcaagtaatttaattttcaaatttcgTGTTCTAGAATGTTGTTCAGTATAAACTctcgtaattattattttacattcgATCTTTGTTAACGACAAGAATTATTTTTCCCGATCTAATATTTCGCTGCGTTAAATTAATTTCGTTCAAATAAACGATTTGTGAAATggcttgtaagtacttacatcaaaacTTCAGCAAGAATTTTGCGGTGAACACGTTCCCaataattaaatacctaatCTCAAAGGAGTTGTGTTAGCCTTTTTAATCTCTTTAGCATTATgtaattgaattattttaaCCACGAACGTAAAGGAAGTATTTTATCTAAGCCTGAGGCTCCTCGATCGTCTAATTGATTTGAGAGCCGGCTTTGTAACTACTTTATGAAATAAGGCAACGCTAAAGCTAATAAACCAATTTATATGTCACATAAACATGCAATATTGTTTACATTTACGGGGACATAAACATTGCGTACCTTTATTTTCGCTTCAGGATTgcctataaaaatatttattatagatttgttGTAATATCGCCGATATTAATATCATAAAATTAACTTAACTTAGGCGGCCTATGATGTCCCACTGCAGTACACAGGCTCTTGACAATgaggggcatactccaccacacggcttcattgcgggttggtgagTGTGTTTGGGCAAGTAGGTAAGCCATTTTGCACATTTTATCAAGCCCCCCGAAAGGTATATTTTCCGACATGGCTTATGGACTATAAAATAATTGAGGTCCATCAATAGGCGGGATTTCAAAGCAACTAATAATGTattgtaacggcctctgtggtccagcggttgagcgttggtctcacgacccggaggcccGGGGTTGgaatccccgtggggacatatcacaaaactaaCTGTGTGATGCCTAGTTTGATCACctgcttccgtgcttcggaaggcacgttaagccgttggtctcggtcagtacttactgatgtaagtatgtagtccttatatgagccatgtcaggggcctttggcgtctcaataataaccctgacaccagggtttatgaggttggttatccacctcataacccacacgataagaagaagaagatgtattgttgaataaaaaaataaatgtaattaatgcCTATATTAGCGCAAATAGTACCCAAGTCCGCTGATGGTCAGGTTTTTTGTCAGAAATTTATTTATGAGGAAAGTTTAGGGGCCCGGAGGTTTGGTCCCAACATAAATTAGGTGCGGTGACATGAACTAATTGGCGTCATTATGCACGAGAATACCCGTACTGCTGTTTAGCTAAAGTCAAGTCTTTTGTTTTCGATCGGCGGCTATTCTCTTCCTtaaaataggtattcaaattccCGGGTATTTTTCCACTGCGGTACCGAGTTGTTAAACAAGAGATTTTGTTCGACGATATTGAAGTGGGCAAAGATCTATTTAAGG includes these proteins:
- the LOC126368948 gene encoding aldo-keto reductase AKR2E4-like; this translates as MLLWYFCVLTSSSLNSVLVNAVTEKSSRGFLLLDGNEIPSVALGTSLGHLADGTRILSVNHSLARAVQWALEAGYRHIDTAALYRTEDEVGLGIRDYIGDNSADRRDVYVTTKLWNDAHERNEVIPALQQSLARLKMDYVDLYLVHYPMAYKKDGSISTTDYLTTWKGMEDAKEKNLTRSIGVSNFNLTQMKRLWNNARIKPAVLQIEVNPTITQNELVDWCKEHSVVVMAYSPFGAILGRKKDAPAPRVDHPILQRLATKYNKTVPQILLRYLLDRQLVAIPRSTNKERIRENIDILDFSLSPSEVEELSGFNADYRLRTPAKWYSHPEFPFEKKNLSEEQIQHIIANSKED